A single region of the Duganella sp. BuS-21 genome encodes:
- a CDS encoding alpha/beta hydrolase, which yields MNNPVEALPVLSDQLKIRSLEVKGAEGPLAARLYTSGDAGAKRDTLLVFFHAGGFVGGDLEDADIFLRHMADDSQHVAVLASAYTLATERPFPAAVEDAHAVLVWAKKNKVKLGWSGKQLLVAGIEAGANLAAVCALMSRDRGGPALGGQILIMPMLDPGLTTCSMREMQAAPELLDVADACAKAYRGYLPNAADRTHPYASPLQSSRLKNLPPALILSTEDDPLRDEAEQYGAKLISCGVKTTVRRMQPAPLNDVEARNECACRCQALGEIASFIAGLDRTETPPAA from the coding sequence ATGAACAATCCAGTAGAGGCCCTGCCGGTATTATCGGACCAACTGAAAATCCGCAGCCTTGAGGTCAAAGGCGCGGAAGGTCCACTGGCTGCGCGCCTCTACACCAGCGGCGACGCCGGCGCCAAGCGCGACACCTTGCTGGTGTTCTTCCACGCCGGCGGCTTTGTCGGCGGCGACCTGGAAGATGCGGATATATTCCTGCGCCACATGGCCGACGACAGCCAGCATGTCGCGGTATTGGCCTCGGCCTACACGCTGGCGACCGAGCGTCCATTTCCGGCGGCGGTGGAAGATGCGCACGCGGTGCTGGTCTGGGCCAAGAAGAACAAGGTTAAACTGGGCTGGAGCGGCAAGCAGCTGCTGGTGGCCGGCATCGAAGCCGGCGCCAACCTGGCGGCCGTCTGCGCGCTGATGTCGCGCGATCGCGGCGGCCCGGCGCTGGGCGGCCAGATCCTCATCATGCCGATGCTCGACCCGGGCCTGACCACCTGCTCGATGCGCGAAATGCAGGCGGCGCCTGAGCTGCTGGACGTGGCCGACGCTTGCGCCAAAGCCTATCGCGGCTACCTGCCGAACGCCGCCGACCGCACCCACCCGTACGCCTCGCCGCTGCAATCGAGCCGCCTGAAAAACCTGCCGCCGGCGCTGATCCTGTCGACCGAAGACGATCCGCTGCGCGACGAAGCCGAACAATATGGCGCCAAGCTGATTTCCTGCGGCGTCAAGACCACAGTCCGGCGCATGCAGCCGGCGCCTTTGAACGATGTAGAGGCACGCAACGAATGCGCTTGTCGATGTCAAGCGCTGGGAGAGATCGCCAGCTTTATCGCTGGACTGGACCGGACCGAGACGCCGCCAGCCGCATAG
- a CDS encoding LysR family transcriptional regulator — protein sequence MNKLQAMEVFVQVVDAGGFTRAAENMQLPKATVSTLIQALEGSLSTKLLHRTTRHVSVTADGAAYYERCLRILSDVREAEESLSRTRLSPSGRLRVDAPTGLSSEVIVPALPDFFTRYPDIQLELGSSDRTVDLIEEGVDCAVRGGQLSDSSLIARRVGILHFITCATPVYLERFGRPAHPNELMRHRCVNYFSSRTGKIFDWDFTRDGERVQVALPGLIALNDTNSYTAAGLAGLGIVQMPNFMLEPMLKDGRLESILSDWVTDPLPVHVVYPQNRHLSAKVRVFVEWIAELFSNHPGMRLPKGPAARAPTPELAV from the coding sequence ATGAATAAACTTCAAGCGATGGAAGTGTTTGTACAGGTGGTGGACGCCGGCGGCTTCACGCGCGCGGCAGAAAACATGCAGCTGCCCAAGGCCACGGTGTCGACCCTGATCCAGGCGCTGGAGGGCTCGTTGTCGACCAAGCTACTGCACCGGACTACGCGCCACGTCAGCGTGACGGCCGACGGCGCCGCCTATTATGAGCGCTGCCTGCGCATCCTGTCGGACGTGCGCGAGGCCGAGGAATCGCTGTCGCGCACCCGGCTCAGCCCCTCCGGACGGCTGCGGGTGGACGCGCCGACCGGCTTGTCGAGCGAAGTGATCGTGCCGGCCCTGCCCGACTTCTTTACCCGTTACCCGGACATCCAGCTGGAACTGGGCTCCAGCGACCGCACGGTGGACCTGATCGAGGAAGGCGTCGATTGCGCCGTGCGCGGCGGCCAGTTGAGCGATTCCAGCCTGATCGCGCGCCGGGTCGGCATCCTGCATTTCATCACCTGCGCCACGCCGGTGTACCTGGAGCGTTTCGGCCGGCCGGCGCATCCGAATGAGCTGATGCGGCACCGCTGCGTCAACTATTTTTCCTCGCGCACCGGTAAAATCTTCGACTGGGATTTCACCCGTGACGGCGAGCGGGTGCAGGTCGCCCTGCCCGGCCTGATCGCCCTGAACGACACCAACTCCTATACGGCGGCGGGGTTGGCGGGCTTGGGCATCGTGCAAATGCCGAACTTCATGCTGGAGCCCATGCTGAAGGACGGCCGCCTTGAATCGATACTGTCCGACTGGGTGACGGATCCGCTGCCGGTGCACGTGGTGTATCCGCAGAACCGTCACCTGTCGGCCAAGGTCCGCGTGTTCGTCGAGTGGATCGCCGAACTGTTTTCCAATCACCCCGGCATGCGCCTGCCCAAAGGGCCGGCAGCGCGTGCCCCAACCCCGGAGCTTGCCGTATGA
- a CDS encoding amidohydrolase: MKRLLIILSSIFGLLLGGCQYNPSQRTAADAVHVQTDGLFEKLVAIRRDLHQHPEVAGDESRTSATIATHLRGMGLEVQTGQYGHSVIGILRGGHPGKTVAWRAELDALPGEFRDPARFRSQNPGVHHACGHDIHIAIALGIAEVLAKQRESLRGTVVFVFQSDEETFKGAKGLIDRGVFSSIIPDEIYGLHVTPLPVGQIVVRENEMFAYQRRVSIRLKKELSKADIVQLTKNVNSELSRSQIGAKPWEIQHISDPVLGLTSPRTAFQDYLIMDGTFDTRTENDELVLDFYLYETAASKLEGIISRVERVIDASGHNSQLVSVSYIQENPTVLNNAALTRSAIRTLQRHRGVDAVRPAFGQAPFFNDDFAYFQQKIPGVYFFLGGSNAEKGLIAMNHAPDFQVDEESIRVGVSSFSSLIIARLGTPDQAERE; the protein is encoded by the coding sequence ATGAAGCGACTTTTAATAATTCTCTCAAGTATTTTCGGCCTCCTGCTCGGCGGCTGCCAATACAACCCAAGCCAGCGCACTGCTGCGGATGCGGTTCATGTGCAGACTGACGGCCTGTTCGAGAAGCTTGTCGCCATCAGGCGAGATCTCCACCAGCACCCTGAAGTGGCGGGCGATGAATCTCGGACTTCCGCGACCATCGCCACGCATTTGCGTGGCATGGGGCTTGAAGTTCAGACTGGCCAGTACGGCCACAGTGTAATTGGAATACTGCGAGGCGGGCACCCGGGAAAGACCGTTGCATGGCGAGCCGAGCTTGATGCGCTTCCTGGCGAGTTCCGTGATCCCGCACGCTTCAGGTCGCAGAATCCCGGTGTTCACCATGCCTGCGGGCACGATATCCACATTGCAATTGCCTTAGGAATCGCCGAGGTTCTTGCCAAGCAGCGGGAGTCCTTGCGTGGAACGGTGGTCTTCGTGTTTCAGTCCGACGAGGAGACCTTCAAGGGCGCAAAGGGCTTGATCGACCGCGGCGTTTTCTCGTCCATTATCCCGGATGAGATCTACGGCTTGCACGTGACGCCATTGCCCGTTGGGCAGATTGTGGTCCGGGAGAATGAGATGTTCGCATATCAGCGGCGAGTCAGCATCAGGCTGAAAAAGGAATTGTCGAAGGCGGATATCGTGCAGTTGACGAAGAATGTGAACAGTGAGCTGTCGCGGAGCCAGATTGGCGCCAAGCCTTGGGAGATTCAGCATATTAGCGATCCGGTGCTCGGATTGACGTCCCCGCGCACTGCGTTTCAGGACTATCTGATCATGGATGGGACCTTTGATACGCGCACCGAAAACGATGAGCTTGTTCTTGATTTTTATCTATATGAAACAGCCGCATCTAAGCTGGAAGGCATCATTTCTCGCGTCGAGCGCGTGATTGATGCCAGCGGCCACAACAGCCAATTGGTCTCCGTGTCGTACATACAAGAGAATCCCACTGTGCTCAACAATGCCGCACTGACTCGCTCTGCCATCCGCACGCTGCAGCGCCACCGCGGAGTTGACGCGGTCAGGCCAGCGTTTGGACAGGCGCCGTTCTTCAATGATGACTTCGCGTACTTTCAACAGAAAATTCCGGGTGTGTATTTTTTCCTCGGCGGATCAAATGCCGAGAAAGGTTTGATTGCAATGAACCACGCTCCCGATTTTCAAGTCGATGAAGAAAGCATCCGAGTCGGAGTAAGCAGCTTCTCGTCCTTGATCATTGCGCGGCTGGGAACGCCTGACCAGGCTGAGCGAGAGTAG
- a CDS encoding alpha/beta hydrolase produces the protein MTTSALTLITSALLLASASAYAAPPAGQDALAGPQVRVDVGGRKLNLYCSGKGSPTVLFEADTGRAGWDWSAVLPEVAKRTRACVYDRGGMGSSDPIIRPATVANASKDLNFLIKNARMEGPFVLVGAGYGALISQHFALRSRGANVAGLVLVDAMHEDALPADRAARLDAVVACLTAAEQGKPGAACGYPSNGMNADIGPALASAQAAQTAKPTYWRARASELDSLDTSADQLRKARKPFGDIKVVEVAQADPTAIVAAVAQLLEKN, from the coding sequence ATGACCACATCCGCACTCACCCTGATCACTTCCGCTCTCCTGCTGGCCAGCGCCAGCGCATACGCCGCACCACCCGCCGGGCAGGATGCCCTCGCCGGCCCGCAAGTACGCGTCGATGTCGGCGGGCGCAAGCTCAATCTTTACTGCAGCGGCAAGGGCTCGCCGACCGTATTGTTCGAGGCCGACACCGGCCGCGCGGGCTGGGACTGGTCGGCGGTGCTGCCGGAGGTCGCCAAGCGCACGCGCGCCTGCGTGTATGACCGTGGCGGCATGGGATCGAGTGATCCCATCATCCGTCCGGCGACGGTGGCCAACGCCAGCAAGGACCTCAACTTCCTGATCAAGAATGCCAGGATGGAAGGCCCGTTCGTGCTGGTGGGCGCCGGCTATGGCGCGCTGATCTCGCAGCACTTTGCGCTGCGTTCGCGCGGCGCCAACGTCGCCGGCCTGGTGCTGGTGGACGCCATGCACGAAGATGCACTGCCGGCCGATCGCGCGGCCCGGCTCGATGCGGTGGTGGCCTGCCTGACGGCGGCGGAGCAAGGCAAGCCGGGCGCCGCTTGCGGCTACCCATCAAACGGCATGAACGCCGACATCGGCCCCGCTCTGGCGTCGGCGCAAGCAGCGCAGACCGCCAAGCCGACCTACTGGCGCGCCCGCGCCTCGGAACTGGACAGCCTTGACACCAGCGCCGACCAACTACGCAAGGCCCGCAAGCCCTTTGGCGATATCAAGGTGGTCGAAGTAGCGCAAGCCGATCCGACCGCCATCGTCGCTGCGGTAGCGCAACTGCTTGAAAAAAACTAA
- a CDS encoding efflux RND transporter periplasmic adaptor subunit translates to MKNIKPMSALARPLVAAMALAGLAAMTLSGCGDSAKAAAAPAAAGGPPISAAAVVEKTIIETQEFSGRLEAIEQVQIRPRVSGFITAINFKPGSRVKKGDVLFVIDARPYQAEANRAEAAANSARAKADLAKVELARAEKLLADKAIAQREYDASASGYKQLDADARAAAAQYEAAKLNLSYTQVTSPINGRVSKAEITLGNLVDASAVLTSVVSLDQIYASFDGDEDTYLRVGADAHNGKPATVKIGLANETGFPHEGKLEFVDNQLDVRSGSVRMRATLANTDGVLVPGLFARVQLAGSTGAKSALLINERAVSTDQNRKFVFVVDKDNKAEYRPVTLGQQVDGLRVVREGLKPGEKIVVNGLQRVKPGAPLTPTVVPMDADPLAANVAKKEEKVAAVATNKTGTTKE, encoded by the coding sequence ATGAAAAACATTAAACCAATGAGTGCTCTAGCCCGGCCGCTGGTAGCCGCTATGGCGCTGGCGGGCCTGGCCGCAATGACGCTGTCCGGCTGCGGCGATTCCGCCAAGGCGGCGGCAGCACCGGCAGCAGCAGGCGGTCCACCTATTTCGGCGGCGGCCGTGGTCGAGAAAACCATCATTGAAACCCAGGAGTTCTCGGGTCGCCTGGAAGCCATCGAACAAGTGCAGATTCGTCCGCGCGTCAGCGGCTTCATCACCGCCATCAACTTCAAGCCGGGCAGCCGCGTGAAGAAGGGCGATGTGCTGTTCGTGATCGATGCGCGTCCTTATCAGGCCGAAGCCAACCGCGCTGAAGCCGCCGCCAATTCGGCGCGCGCCAAGGCCGACCTGGCCAAGGTGGAACTGGCCCGCGCAGAAAAACTGCTGGCCGACAAAGCCATCGCCCAGCGCGAGTACGACGCTTCGGCCTCGGGCTACAAGCAGCTCGACGCCGACGCCCGCGCCGCCGCCGCGCAGTACGAAGCGGCCAAGCTGAACCTGAGCTACACGCAAGTGACGTCGCCGATCAACGGCCGCGTATCGAAAGCTGAAATCACCCTCGGCAACCTGGTCGATGCTTCCGCCGTGCTGACCTCCGTGGTGTCGCTGGACCAGATCTACGCTTCCTTCGACGGTGACGAAGACACCTACCTGCGCGTCGGCGCCGACGCCCACAACGGCAAGCCCGCCACCGTGAAGATCGGCCTGGCCAACGAAACCGGCTTCCCGCACGAAGGCAAGCTGGAATTCGTCGACAACCAGCTGGATGTTCGCAGCGGCTCGGTGCGCATGCGCGCCACCCTGGCCAATACCGACGGCGTGCTGGTTCCCGGCCTGTTCGCCCGCGTGCAACTGGCCGGCAGCACCGGCGCCAAGTCGGCGCTGCTGATCAACGAACGCGCCGTCAGCACGGACCAGAACCGCAAGTTCGTGTTCGTGGTCGACAAGGACAACAAGGCCGAATACCGTCCGGTCACGCTGGGCCAGCAAGTCGACGGCCTGCGCGTGGTGCGCGAGGGCTTGAAGCCGGGCGAGAAAATCGTCGTCAACGGCCTGCAACGCGTGAAGCCTGGCGCGCCGCTGACGCCAACCGTGGTGCCGATGGATGCCGATCCGCTGGCCGCCAACGTGGCTAAAAAAGAAGAGAAGGTCGCCGCAGTCGCTACCAATAAGACCGGCACTACCAAGGAATAA
- a CDS encoding D-2-hydroxyacid dehydrogenase codes for MTEAHRIVFLDRDSLIANVRKPSFAHEWTDYPATRAADTVQRLRDARATIAISNKVALSADHMAQLPDLKMIAMAATGTNMIDVAAAVQRGIVVSNIRNYAVHTLPEHTFALILALRRQLVAYRADIEAGLWEKSQNFCLFGHPVTDLAGSRLGLYGYGALGQATARIARAFGMEVIVHTRSPLPDAAADGVREASFDEVLETSDVISLHLPLNDKTRNMISAKELIRMKRTALLINTARGGLVDETALADALRAGVIGGAGFDVLTREPPPEDNVLLKLRLPNFLLTPHSAWASTQAMQTLADQLIDNIEAWAAGTPRNVVS; via the coding sequence ATGACCGAAGCACACCGCATCGTTTTCCTCGACCGCGACAGCCTGATCGCCAATGTACGCAAGCCGTCCTTCGCGCACGAATGGACCGACTACCCGGCCACGCGCGCGGCCGACACGGTGCAGCGCCTGCGCGACGCGCGCGCCACCATCGCCATCAGCAACAAGGTGGCGCTGTCGGCGGACCACATGGCGCAGCTGCCGGACCTGAAGATGATCGCCATGGCCGCCACCGGCACCAATATGATCGACGTGGCGGCCGCCGTCCAGCGCGGCATCGTGGTCAGCAACATTCGCAACTACGCGGTACACACGCTGCCCGAGCACACTTTCGCGCTGATCCTGGCGCTGCGCCGGCAACTGGTGGCCTACCGCGCCGATATCGAAGCGGGCCTATGGGAGAAGTCGCAGAATTTCTGCCTGTTCGGCCATCCGGTGACCGACCTGGCCGGCAGCCGTCTGGGCCTGTACGGCTACGGCGCGCTGGGCCAGGCCACGGCGCGCATCGCCCGCGCCTTCGGCATGGAAGTGATCGTCCACACCCGCTCGCCGTTGCCCGACGCGGCGGCGGACGGCGTGCGCGAAGCCAGCTTCGATGAAGTGCTGGAGACCTCGGACGTGATCAGCCTGCACCTGCCGCTCAACGACAAGACACGCAATATGATCAGCGCCAAGGAGCTGATCCGCATGAAGCGCACCGCCCTGCTGATCAACACCGCACGCGGCGGGCTGGTGGATGAAACGGCGCTGGCCGACGCCCTGCGCGCGGGCGTGATCGGCGGCGCCGGCTTCGACGTGCTGACCCGGGAGCCGCCGCCGGAAGACAACGTCCTGCTCAAGCTGCGCCTGCCCAACTTCCTGCTGACACCGCATTCGGCCTGGGCCAGCACGCAGGCCATGCAAACGCTGGCCGATCAGCTGATCGACAACATCGAAGCCTGGGCCGCCGGCACGCCGCGCAACGTCGTCTCCTGA